The genome window AGGATAATTGTCTGACAACATTCATGGTGTAACTTGGTTTTTCATGACCTTGTGAAATACACTTTAGTGTTATCACTGTGGTCTCCTGACCAATTTGTCTGTTAAAGATCTAAATGTGTCCATTCCTTTTGCCTTCTTTTCAACAAGATATACTTAGTCAATCTTTGTCTTAAGTTTCTATATTTCTAAACATCATATTTGTATACTATTTTATCCGTATTCTGAATAGAAATTGACCcacattgacacacacacacacacacacacacacacacacacacacgtaaaatATGTATGAGTGGCAGTGGCGTTTGTAAGTTGGAAAtgcttttttgtagttttgactTGCTTCATTTGTGGTTTCTGTCGCTTTTAACATTCAGAGATATTGTAGCAGGCTCATTGAAGGACAGTAGtatgtttggtaacactttacttgaaggtatcgtcataatagtgacatgatactgtcataactgtgacatgacacagtcataaacgtgtcataaacattatgtcaatgtcataaacgtttatgactgctgtcattaagtgtcattcggtttttgtcatgacaagttgacattccttgggttgtcttgattatgacaacttgactttaatcaaagtgacattaccacaaaatgtctttgtcatggcaacttgacataaacaaaatatgtttctatatttgtgtttatggcaagttggcataatgattattataattagatgtgCAAGGTTACAGACCAATTCTAGCACTTGGTTATAGATGTTTGACAGAATACCAACAAGATACCCAAAACTGACTGTCATGACACCATTATGACGCTGTAATGAAGATATTCTTTGACCTCAAGTAAAGTGTTAgcattttgatttgtcattaaCATATCACGAAGTACAAACTGACAGATACAATTACatatgacaatattttttttgttttcactacTATTTACAGTACACTAAATTGGAGGAAGGGTTCAGGAGTAGCAATCCAGTAcacaagttgtcataatcaagacaacccaaggaatgtcaacttgtcatgacaaaaaccgaatgacacttaatgacagcagtcataaacgtttatgacattgacataatgtttatgacacgtttatgactgtgtcatgtcacagttatgacagtatcatgtcactattatgacgataccgTATGTTTTAATACAGCTATTTATACACCTATCCTCCTATGATATAATAATGTTTCAGccagttgttatttttttgagcattCCTTTGCAGTCGACTTCGTCATGGTTTAGTAGTGTTTTTTACGCTTTTTAGTAGATACAAGTTTTTTGGCTTGGTCAGTCTCTGTCTTTGCATATTGatcaatatttaatttacaaGGTTTATGAACGTGTAAGTCTGTCAGAATATTGATCTGCCGGGGACATGCTTTACACACGCTGCCTGATAATAGCTATGATATTGTCAGACTTGGCTTTTAATTTCagtcaaaaatatttagaaatgcCATTCTGTTGGAAACAGTAATTGTTCGTTCAAATCATTGAGTCTACCtcctataataataaataatacttaATTATGACTTGTACCATAGCCTGTAGTGTCTTATGGGGATGCATTAAACGGTAAAGCAATCGGATTAATTTCTCTATCATTTTGAGATCCCACTTgtacaattataatatttataacacAGTTTCTTCTACTTTGGTAATACTTGTATATTAGTTTGTCATTTCTTAATTCCACTCAGGGTGTCGCTATTGGCCAGTCTACGTGCAACATTTCCACTCCACCCTCTTTGTGTATAGACCAATAAAAGCGTACTTTTCAGTTGCTGATGGTCCTCGGATGCGGCCAGAGTAATCGTGAAGTGCtctccattttcttttttactgaaCTGGATGATCTTAATGAAATCTGTGGTCTAAACGAGGACTGTTTCATACAACAAACGCATTGCCATGATGGGGCTCAAACtgagctgctttgttttttttctaatgtggCAAGCCGTGAATGGAGACGCGAGCTATTCTTTCCAAGAGGAAATGAAGCGCGGATCCATTATTGGGAATATAGCGAAGGATTTAAACCTGGATCTAAGTAAACTGTCTGCTAGAAATGCCCGTGTTGATGCCGCAGGGAATCGCAAACGCTATTGTGACATCAGTCTCAGCACTGGAGAGCTGACTGTTGCCGACAGGATTGACCGGGAGGAGCTTTGTGGAGAAAAGCTGTCGTGTGTTATAAAACGCGATCTTGTACTGGAAAACCCCCTGGAATCGCATCCGTTCAGTCTACATATTCAAGATATTAACGATAACTCGCCACAATTTAATGATGAATCTATTCATTTAGAAATTCAAGAGTCGGCAGTCAGGGGAGCTCGGTTTGTGATAGAGGAGGCGCACGATGCGGATGTAGGACAAAACTCAGTTCAGCAGTACAGCCTGAAAAAGAATGATCATTTCGTCTTGGCTAATAATGAAGAAACAATAGAGCTTGTTCTTGAAAAGGAGCTTGATCGTGAAAAACAACAAGAGATCAATTTGCTCCTCACAGCTTTAGATGGAGGCTCTCCTCAGAGATCAGGTACTGTAGTCATACACGTCACTGTGCTGGATGCTAATGATAACGCCCCAGTGTTCAGCCAGGCCGTTTATAAAGCCAGTCTGCCTGAAAACTCTCCTGTAGATACAGTAGTGGTCACAGTGAGCGCTACTGATGCAGACGAAGGAGTCAATGGAGAGGTGACTTATGACTTTGGACATGTTTCAGAGGATGTGAAGAGAGTTTTTGGTATTGACcgtaaaaatggcaaaataaaaGTGAATGGAGCGATTGACTTTGAGACTGTTCCAACATATGATTTACGCATTAAAGCAAAAGATGGATTAGGATTATCGTCATACACAAAGGTAACAGTTGATGTCACCGATGTCAACGACAACATACCTGTAATCTCTGTGAAATCTGTGGCAAATCCAGTACCTGAAAACGTGTCACCTGGTACAGAGGTGGGCATCATTAACGTGCAGGATGCAGATTCCGATAATAATCAGATGGTCCGCTGCTTCATTCAGCAAGGTGTCCCTTTTAAATTGGTTCCTTctattaaaaactattattcTCTGGTGACCACAGGACAACTGGACCGTGAACTAGTGTCTGATTACAACATTACAATCACTGCCACTGACGAGGGCTCTccacctctgtcctcctctaaaACTGTTCAGTTATCTGTAGCAGACATCAACGACAACCCACCTGTGTTTGAGGAACAGTCCTACAGCGCATATGTGAGTGAAAATAACAAACCTGGCTCCACTTTATGTTCCGTTAGTGCTCGAGACCCCGACTGGAGACAAAACGGTACAGTGATTTATTCTCTGTTACCCGGTGAGGTGAACGGTGCCCCGGTGTCCTCCTATCTGTCTGTTAACGGAGACACGGGGGTGATCCACGCTGTGAGGTCGTTTGATTATGAACAGTTGAGGAGTTTTAAAGTCCAGGTAATGGCCAGAGACAACGGTTCTCCTCCGCTCAGCAGCAACGTGAGCGTCAGTGTGTTCATATCGGATGTGAATGACAACTCTCCTCAGATACTGTACCCCGCCCCGGAGGGCAACTCCTTCATGACCGAGCTGGTCCCCAAAGCTGCACACGGAGGCTCTCTGGTGTCCAAAGTGATCGCGGTGGACGCGGACTCCGGACAGAACGCCTGGCTGTCCTATCATATAGTGAAGTCCACTGATCCGGGACTTTTTACTATTGGTCTCCACAGCGGAGAGATCAGGACCCAGCGGGACATTTCTGAGTCTGACAGCATGAAACAGAACCTGATTGTGTCAGTGAAAGATAACGGacagccctctctctctgccacctGTTCCATGTATTTACTGATTTCTGATAACTTGGCT of Centropristis striata isolate RG_2023a ecotype Rhode Island chromosome 12, C.striata_1.0, whole genome shotgun sequence contains these proteins:
- the LOC131981932 gene encoding protocadherin gamma-A11-like, translating into MMGLKLSCFVFFLMWQAVNGDASYSFQEEMKRGSIIGNIAKDLNLDLSKLSARNARVDAAGNRKRYCDISLSTGELTVADRIDREELCGEKLSCVIKRDLVLENPLESHPFSLHIQDINDNSPQFNDESIHLEIQESAVRGARFVIEEAHDADVGQNSVQQYSLKKNDHFVLANNEETIELVLEKELDREKQQEINLLLTALDGGSPQRSGTVVIHVTVLDANDNAPVFSQAVYKASLPENSPVDTVVVTVSATDADEGVNGEVTYDFGHVSEDVKRVFGIDRKNGKIKVNGAIDFETVPTYDLRIKAKDGLGLSSYTKVTVDVTDVNDNIPVISVKSVANPVPENVSPGTEVGIINVQDADSDNNQMVRCFIQQGVPFKLVPSIKNYYSLVTTGQLDRELVSDYNITITATDEGSPPLSSSKTVQLSVADINDNPPVFEEQSYSAYVSENNKPGSTLCSVSARDPDWRQNGTVIYSLLPGEVNGAPVSSYLSVNGDTGVIHAVRSFDYEQLRSFKVQVMARDNGSPPLSSNVSVSVFISDVNDNSPQILYPAPEGNSFMTELVPKAAHGGSLVSKVIAVDADSGQNAWLSYHIVKSTDPGLFTIGLHSGEIRTQRDISESDSMKQNLIVSVKDNGQPSLSATCSMYLLISDNLAEVPELKDISYDEKNSKLTSYLIIALVSVSTFFLTFIIIILGVRFCRRRKPRLLFDGAVAIPSAYLPPNYADVDGTGTLRSTYNYDAYLTTGSRTSDFKFVTSYNDNTLPADQTLRKSPSDFADAFGELEECVEV